The Chordicoccus furentiruminis DNA window GCCAGTACGGCGAAGATCGTGATCTGGAGCCCGACGGACGAGCAGGGAATCGAGAACTGGTGGGCGGAGAAGATCACGGCATGGAATCAGGAGCATCCGGATCTGACCATCGCCCGTCAGGCTATCGACCGTTCGGATTCCTATGCATATGAGAACAAGATCACGACGGCGACCACATCCAACGATCTTCCTGACATTCTGTTCGTGGACGGCCCGACGGTTTCCTACTACGCGGCAAACGGCACGATCATTCCGATCGACGATGTGTACACGGATGAGGACAAGAAGGACTTCATGCCGTCCTCGATCCAGCAGAACACCTATGACGATCATCTCTACGCGATCGGACCGACCGAGTCTTCCGTCGCCCTGTATTACAACAAGGACTATCTTGACAAGGCCGGCATCGAGTATCCGTCCGATACCGATATCAAGAAGGCGTGGACGTGGGATCAGTTCTATGAAAATGCGAAGAAGCTCACGACCGATGATTACGTCGGAACTAACATTGTCATGGACAAGGGCGAAGGCCTGATCTATGCGCTGGAACCGTTCTTCCTCGAGAACGGGGCGAACTTCGTCAGCGATGACGGAAGCAAGGCGGACGGCTATGTCAACAGCAAGGAATCGGTTGAGACGATGGAATATCTCAACAAGTTCATTCAGGAAGGCCTCGCGAATGTCGATCCGGTGAAGGATGAGTTCCTGAACGGCAAGGCGGCCACGATGCTCGGCGGCTCCTGGAATATCGCGGATCTGGAGAAATCCGATCTGAACTGGGGCGTTTCCTATTACCCGGTGTCCAATGACGGCAAAGCGGTTTCACCGACCGGCGACTGGACCGCAGCGGTGACGAAGGACTGCGAGGATCCGGATTCCGCCAAGCAGGTGCTGCAGTATCTGATGAGCACGGATAATGTAGCCGATTATGCATCTGCGATCGCCAAGCCGGCTTCCCGTACTTCTTCCTACGACAAGATGACAGGCTGGGACGAAGGCGCAAGAAAGCTTTTCCTGTGGCAGCTTCAGAACACGGGTGTCGCCCGTCCGAGAACGCCTTCCTACTCGGTTCTGTCTCAGGGCTTTGCGACGGCGATTCTGAACGTCTTCTCCGGATCCGATGCGCAGACCGAGCTGGATACGGTGGCGTCTGATTTCCAGGACGATTATGACACCTACTATGCTCAGTAAGTCCGAGGTTCAGTAAGTTCAATTTCAGGACAGCGTGATCTTTTCAGCGGGAACTGGAAGTCCAGTTCCCGCGTGTCATAAAGAGGGAAAAATTCATGAAAAGAAAACGGACACGTTCGCATGCGATCGGAGGCTATATCCTTTCCGGTCCCGCGGTGGTTCTGCTGGCCGCCTTTCTGATCGTTCCGATCATTCTGACGATCTACTATTCATTCTTCACGTATCAGGTCATGCGGCCGGACCGCATCATTTTCAGTTCGGTGAAGAACTATCAGAAGCTGTTCGCTGACCGGAACTTCTGGCAGGCGCTGCGCAATACGGTTTATTTCACCGTTCTTGTTGTTCCGATCCAGTGTGTGCTGGCCCTCTGTCTTGCGCTGCTGGTCAGCTCCAGAAGAAGAGGCGTCTCGATTTTCCGAACCATGTACTTCAGCCCGCAGGTGACGTCCATGGTGGTCATCGCGATCCTCTGGGTCATTCTTTATAACTCCAACGCGAGCACCGGACTGATCAATGCACTGCTGGCTCATTTCGGGATCGGCCCGATCAACTTCCTGAACGATCCGAAGACGGCGATGAATTCCATCATCTTCATGTCGGCGTGGCAGGGCGCGGGCTACCAGATGATGATCTTCCTTGCGGGCCTCAACGGCATTCCGTCGGAACAGTATGAGGCAGCGTCCGTGGACGGAGCGACCACCTTTCAGCAGTTCCGGTATGTGACGCTTCCCGGCTTGAAGAATACCATCAAATATGTGGTGATGATCACGCTGATTCAGGCGATGAAGCTGTTCACGCAGCCGTATATCATGACGCACGGAGGTCCGCAGAACAAGACGAAGACGCTGGTCTATTATATTTACGAGCAGGGATTCCAGAAGGGCAACTTCGGATATGCCTGCGCGGTGGCGACGATCTTCTTCATCATCGTAGTCGCCCTGTCGATGCTGGTGAAAAAGCTGACAAGGACGAATTGAGGAGGGCGGCATGAAAAGCAAGAAAGCCAATAAGACATACAGAAATATCCTGTTTTACGGCGGAAATCTTCTGATCGGCCTGATTTTCGTCTCCCCGCTGCTCTGGATGGTGGCGGCGTCCTTCAAGCCGGAACTGGAGATCTTCGCGAACATCAATTCGATCAAGACCTTTATCCCGTTCCACTTCACGCTCTCCAATTATGTGGAGGTCTTTCACAGACTGAATATTCCGCAGATCCTCGGAAACACATTCGGCTATATCGCCATTGTCCTCCTCGGCGACCTTCTCTTCGGCTCGATGTGCGGATACGCGCTGGCCAAACTGAAGTTCAGGGGACGCGGCCTGATCCTGACCGTGGTGATCGCGCTGATGTCGATGCCGGTGGAAGCGATTCTCCTGCCCCTTTATATCGAGATGGCCAAACTGAACTGGGTCAACACGATGGCGGGACTGGCGGTTCCGTTCATGATGAACTGCTTCTCGATCTACATGTTTTACTCCTACTTTCTGGATATTCCGGACGCGCTGATCGAGGCGGCCGCGATCGACGGCTGCGGGCCGGTGCGCACCTATTTCAAGGTGGTGCTTCCGCTCGCCAAGACGGTGTTCGCCACCGTGTTCATCCTAGATTTCGTCGCGCGGTGGAATGACTTTATGTGGCCGTTCCTGATCACGACCGGCGAGGACAAGCGGACGGTTCAGCTGGCCGTGCAGGCATTCTTCGGCACGCAGCCGATCCATTACGGCGCAATTATGGCGGCCCTGACGCTGGCCTCCGTGCCGATGCTCCTGATCTACATTTTCATGCAGAAATACTACGTGGAAGGGATTGCT harbors:
- a CDS encoding ABC transporter substrate-binding protein, which encodes MKAKKLAAVVLTAATASSMLVGGSASVFAASSATEPAADLNQGDASTAKIVIWSPTDEQGIENWWAEKITAWNQEHPDLTIARQAIDRSDSYAYENKITTATTSNDLPDILFVDGPTVSYYAANGTIIPIDDVYTDEDKKDFMPSSIQQNTYDDHLYAIGPTESSVALYYNKDYLDKAGIEYPSDTDIKKAWTWDQFYENAKKLTTDDYVGTNIVMDKGEGLIYALEPFFLENGANFVSDDGSKADGYVNSKESVETMEYLNKFIQEGLANVDPVKDEFLNGKAATMLGGSWNIADLEKSDLNWGVSYYPVSNDGKAVSPTGDWTAAVTKDCEDPDSAKQVLQYLMSTDNVADYASAIAKPASRTSSYDKMTGWDEGARKLFLWQLQNTGVARPRTPSYSVLSQGFATAILNVFSGSDAQTELDTVASDFQDDYDTYYAQ
- a CDS encoding carbohydrate ABC transporter permease, producing MKRKRTRSHAIGGYILSGPAVVLLAAFLIVPIILTIYYSFFTYQVMRPDRIIFSSVKNYQKLFADRNFWQALRNTVYFTVLVVPIQCVLALCLALLVSSRRRGVSIFRTMYFSPQVTSMVVIAILWVILYNSNASTGLINALLAHFGIGPINFLNDPKTAMNSIIFMSAWQGAGYQMMIFLAGLNGIPSEQYEAASVDGATTFQQFRYVTLPGLKNTIKYVVMITLIQAMKLFTQPYIMTHGGPQNKTKTLVYYIYEQGFQKGNFGYACAVATIFFIIVVALSMLVKKLTRTN
- a CDS encoding carbohydrate ABC transporter permease — protein: MKSKKANKTYRNILFYGGNLLIGLIFVSPLLWMVAASFKPELEIFANINSIKTFIPFHFTLSNYVEVFHRLNIPQILGNTFGYIAIVLLGDLLFGSMCGYALAKLKFRGRGLILTVVIALMSMPVEAILLPLYIEMAKLNWVNTMAGLAVPFMMNCFSIYMFYSYFLDIPDALIEAAAIDGCGPVRTYFKVVLPLAKTVFATVFILDFVARWNDFMWPFLITTGEDKRTVQLAVQAFFGTQPIHYGAIMAALTLASVPMLLIYIFMQKYYVEGIASSGIKG